The Xenorhabdus poinarii G6 nucleotide sequence GCTTACATCCTGAAAGATTGTGCAGCCCAGCCTGAACTGATTTTGATTGCAACGGGTTCAGAAGTGGAACTGGCCGTGAAAGCCGCGGATCAACTGAGTGCTGAAGGTCGTCAGGTTCGCGTGGTGTCTATGCCATCGACTGATGCCTTTGATAAGCAGGATGCTGACTATCGTGAATCGGTACTGCCTGCGGCAGTTTCTGCGCGGGTTGCTATTGAAGCGGGTATTTCTGATTACTGGTTCAAGTACGTTGGTATCAATGGTGCTATCGTCGGTATGAATACATTCGGTGAATCTGCCCCTGCTGATGCACTGTTCAACGAGTTCGGTTTTACGGTTGAAAATGTGGTCGCCAAAGCGTCAGATTTGCTGAAATAATCAACAAACACCCTGCATAAAGCGCATTCGCATCAATGTTAGAGCGAATGCGCTCTTTTTTTGTCCAAATATTCTTCTGTGATGTGGTTAATGGTGCTTGCCATTGCGCTTTTTTTCTCGTAGGCTGCTTTTATATTGTCGCTGAACCGTTTCAGTCTGTTATATAAACCCAATACATAAGATGGGTCTGTCACATATTTGGCCAATTTTGTGATGAACTATCCGTACAAGCAGGCATTGCTCAGTTATCCTAAGCGGTTGCATGAACAAAGAAAAATTCAGGAAGTAATATGACTATCAAGGTAGCGATTAACGGTTTCGGGAGAATAGGGCGCAGTGTCCTGCGCGCCCTTTACGAATCCGGGCGTCGGGCTGAGATTTCCGTGATCGCAATTAATGAGCTGGCAGATGCAGAAGGCATTGCTCACTTATTGAAATACGATTCCAGTCATGGACGTTTTGCATGGGATGTACGCTTGCAGGGGAATTTATTGCAGGTAGGCGACGATATGATTCGACTGTTTCATCAACCTGAGATCACAGCGTTGCCCTGGAAAGCGTTAGACATTGATATTGTGCTTGATTGCACGGGTCAATATGGTGAACGGGCGGACGGAGAGCTGCATATCGCCAGCGGAGCCAAAAAAGTTCTGTTTTCACATCCGGGAGGCAATAATCTGGATGCAACGGTGGTCTATGGTGTCAATCACCATGCATTAGTGGCCGAAGATTGCATTGTGTCCAATGCGTCCTGTACAACAAATTGCATCATTCCGATTATCAAAGTATTGGATGACGCGTTCAATATTGAATCCGGTACGGTAACAACCATCCACGCCTCTATGAATGATCAACCGGTGATTGACGCTTATCACCGTGATTTACGTCGAACCAGAGCCGCCAGTCAATCGATCATTCCTGTTGATACAAAACTGGCTGCGGGGATCACGCGTGTTTTCCCTAAATTCAGTGATCGGTTTGAAGCCATTTCCGTGCGGGTGCCGACTATCAATGTGACCGCCATTGATTTGAGCGTCACCGTTTGCGAGGCGGTGAATGTTGAAGAGGTCAACCAGCGCCTGCAAAAATCAGCGGGTAGCGAGTTTCGTGGTATAGTGGATTACACGGATTTACCGCTCGTTTCAGCGGACTTTAACCACGATCCCCACAGTGCCATTGTGGATGGCACACAGACTCGGGTTAGCGGCAAACATCTGATAAAAACCCTGGTATGGTGTGACAATGAGTGGGGCTTTGCCAATCGTATGCTTGATACAACGTTGGCAATGGCGGCAACGGGTTTCAAATAATTATTTGTTGTGTCATACACGGCGCACAGCAGAAGATGAAGTAATTTTATAAAAGAATCAATGAGAGGATTCACCATGTCTGTAATTAAGATGACTGATTTAGATCTGGCGGGTAAACGTGTACTGATCCGTGCTGATCTGAATGTGCCTGTAAAAGATGGCAAAGTGACTTCTGATGCACGTATCCGAGCATCTTTGCCGACGATTGAGGCTGCGCTGAGTCAGGGAGCCAAGGTCATGGTTACTTCTCACCTGGGACGCCCAACAGAGGGAGAATACAACGAAGCGTTCTCACTGCAACCTGTCGTTGATTATCTGAAAGCCACACTTTCTTCTCCTGTTCGTCTGGAAAAAAACTATCTGGATGGTGTTGAAGTGGTGGAAGGCGAACTGGTTGTTCTGGAAAACGTTCGCTTCAACAAAGGTGAGAAAAAAGATGACGAAACGTTATCAAAGCAATATGCCGCACTGTGTGATGTATATGTGATGGATGCTTTCGGTACTGCACATCGTGCGCAAGCGTCAACACACGGCGTTGCGAAATTTGCCCCCATTGCTTGTGCTGGCCCGCTGCTGTCTGGTGAACTGGAGGCGTTGGGGAAAGCCCTGCACAACCCTGCGCGCCCAATGGTGGCGATTGTCGGCGGATCGAAAGTCTCAACCAAACTGACGGTGCTTGATTCACTGTCCAAAATTGCTGATCAACTGATCATCGGCGGTGGGATTGCTAACACCTTTGTTGCCGCTGAAGGGCACAATGTGGGGCGTTCACTGTACGAAGATGATTTGATTCCAGAGGCGAAAAAGCTGCTGGAAAGCTGTGATATTCCTGTTCCTACCGATGTTCGTGTCGCGACAGAGTTCTCTGAAACTGCGGAAGCTACGCTGAAGTCCACCCGCGACATTAAAGATGATGAACAGATCCTTGACTTAGGTGATGCATCTGCTGAACGTTTGGCTGAAATCCTGAAAAACGCCAAAACCATTCTGTGGAATGGCCCGGTCGGGGTTTTTGAATTCCCTAACTTCCGTAAAGGAACTGAAATTATTGCCCAGGCCATTGCTGAGAGCGATGCTTTCTCAATTGCAGGGGGAGGGGATACCTTGGCGGCAATTGATCTGTTCGACATTGCCGACAAGATCTCTTACATCTCTACCGGGGGGGGCGCTTTCCTTGAGTTCGTTGAAGGCAAAAAACTACCCGCCGTTGTGATGCTGGAAGAACGTGCTAAAAGTAACTAAGTTGTAATCACAGGCAGTATTAACTGCCTGTTCAATGTCAATACAGGACCACGTAACATGTCTAAAATTTTTGATTTCGTAAAACCGGGTGTCATCACTGGTGATGATGTTCAAAAAGTCTTTGCCGTTGCTAAAGAAAACAATTTCGCATTGCCAGCGGTTAACTGTGTTGGTACGGATTCCATCAACGCAGTGTTGGAAACGGCGGCAAAAGTACGTGCTCCGGTTATTATTCAGTTCTCTAACGGTGGTGCCTCTTTCGTTGCAGGTAAGGGACTGAAAGCAGAAGGTCAACAAACCGCAATCATCGGTGCAATTTCAGGTGCTCACCACGTTCACCAAATGGCAGAATATTATGGTGTGCCGGTTATCCTGCACACTGACCATTGTGCTCGTAAACTGTTACCCTGGATCGACGGTCTGCTGGATGCGGGTGAAAAACACTACGCACAAACGGGTAAGCCGCTGTTTTCCTCTCACATGATCGACTTGTCAGAAGAATCGCTGGAAGAAAATATCGAGATTTGCAGCCAATACCTGGCGCGTATGGCGAAAATCGACATGACACTGGAAATCGAACTGGGCTGTACTGGTGGTGAAGAAGATGGTGTTGATAACACTCATCTGGACAGCTCGTCCCTGTACACTCAGCCAGAAGACGTGGCTTACGCGTATCAGAAACTGAATGCGATCAGCCCGCGTTTCACTATCGCAGCTTCTTTCGGTAACGTTCATGGCGTGTATAAACCCGGCAACGTTAAACTGACACCAAAAATTCTGCGTAACTCACAGGATTATGTTTCTGAGAAATTCAACCTGCCACACAACAGCCTGGATTTCGTTTTCCACGGTGGTTCTGGTTCTACCGCAGAAGAAATTCAGGAAGCCGTCAGCTACGGCGTGGTGAAAATGAATATCGATACCGATACCCAGTGGGCAACCTGGGAAGGTATTCTGAACTACTACAAAAAGAACGAAGGCTACCTGCAAGGCCAGTTAGGTAACCCGGAAGGCGCGGACAAACCTAACAAGAAATTCTATGATCCTCGCGTTTGGCTGCGTGCTGGTCAGGCTTCCATGATTGTTCGTCTGGAACAAGCTTTTAAAGAACTGAATGCGGTTGATGTGCTGTAAAGAACCACGTCATTTCGTGTAATCACCCGGTGTTATAGGGTGTTATAAAAAATTCTCCGCGCTATGTCCTTTGTGGAATGAGCGGAGAATTTTTTTTATGTGCCTGAATTCGATTGGAATCGAGTCAGTTATGCCTTCACTTCACCTTTCATAAAACGGTTCAGCCACGGCACCATGCAGGCCATTACCACCGCGACAATCAGGGTCGCAACGCCGATTTTGCCAAACACACTCGTATAAATAGGCAAGGTTTGCAGTGGATTTGTCACCCCTTCAGGTGCGGCCGTCAAAGTTGCCACATAACTGCCCAATACAGATGCTGCGGCTTGTGACAGAAACCACATACCGAGGATAAAACCGGTCAGATAACTGGGCACAAACGTTGCCACCATCGCCAATCCCAATGCACTGATCATTAATTCTCCTACGCTCTGGAACAGATAGACCAGCACAATAAACCACGGTGAGGTAATACCATTTGCATCGGCAAATAAACCAGAAGCGGCGGCAGTCAGGAAACCGAGAGAGCACAAGAACATGCCAAAGGTAAATTTCGTCGGCATAGAAAAATCTTTACCTTTGGCCCCCAGTCGGGTGTAAATCACGGCCAGGATAGGGCTGGCAACGATGATCCAAAACGGGTTCAGCGCCTGGAAACTGATAGGATTAATGTGAAAACCCAGGAGCTCATGATGAACGTTATTGATGGCAAAGAAATTAAGAGACGTCGGCATCTGGTTATACAGGATATAGAACACGACAGCCTGAAGCATCAGAATAAATGCCACAAACATTTTATTGCGGCCGACTCTATCTTGCTTGAATGCCTGCCAGAAGAAAATCACGATAACAACCGTTGAAATCGCCATCAGCACAATATTGGCAATGTTGATGTTGTGCAGTAGCCAGGCACAGAGACCAATCATGATGACTGAACCCAGTAAAACCAAAAACAAAGTGGCATAGTTAACAGGCGCATGGTCTGGCTCTGAACCGATGTTGTGTACCATACGGCGGCAGGCGATATAAACCAGTAGGGCGATAATCAGACCGATACCACAGATATTATAGGTAACAGCATAACCATATTTTTCGGCAATAACAGGTGCAAGCGCAAGGGAAACCAGAGAACCAAGATTGATGGACATATAGAAGAGCGTAAATGCGCCATCCAAACGGGGGTCTTGCGGCGAGTAGCATTTCGCCAGCAGGCTGGCGGGATTCGCTTTGAAAAGGCCATTACCGACAGCGACAGTGCCCAGGGCATAAAAAATCAGTGTCGGTTTCATGATAGAAAGGCCAATCATAAAATAGCCAATGGCTATAATAATGGCACCCAGAACGATGGTGCGTTTTGTCCCCAATAAGTGATCACCGACATAACCACCGATAGAAATCAGGCCATAAACCAGCGCAGTAAATGCACCAAACGTGATAAAGGATTGTGTTTCTGAAAACCCAAGGTGTTGAACGAAGTAGACGGCAAGAATACCCTGAACACCGTAGTAACCGAAACGTTCCCACAATTCCACAAAAAAGATCATGAAAAAGGGTTTGGGTTGATCCCATAAACCGACCGGAGCGGTTTTACTCATAAATAAGTACCTCTATTTAACTGCAATTTCCATAACAATATATCCAGATGATGACTCGGTTGTTAACGCCTTTGCGGATAATATATCGTGTGAGTTATGATGTTGTTTATTGATTCAAGGTGATCGTGAAGCGAGGGAGGTTAATATACTGGTATTGTCTCTTCTCAACGGTTGATCACACTAACGGAAAAAGTAATACCAGATCTGCCATAATATTCACTATATTAATATCAAAAATAATTAATATGGGTGTCATGTGTTCGCAAATGAATCGTATTGGTTGTTTTTAAATCAAAGTGAATGGCTATTCATGAGTATCTATTGCAGGATGGCGTCTGTTTATCGAATTTCATCACTTTAATGTATACATTAAAATGATTGTATGATTGGAATTTGTACGGCAGTGAAAAATGATTGACATCAGGCCGAGATGATTGCTGCATGATGTCGTTTTTTGATTTACTGAGAAAATACCCCACGGAAAACCGCTTACTCATGTATCGAGAAAATCAACCTCACCCTGCATATCTACCTAAAAAAAACAGCACCTTACTGTATTTATACAGATAAGATGCTGTTTTTCAGAAAATTTTAACAGTGATATTGACCCATTAAATTACGCGTCTACAACGCGGACAGACTTCCTGTTAAAGCTGATTACCTTACCAGCAGTGATCTTGCAGCGTTTACGTGTTTCTGGTTGATTGTCAACTTGCACCAAACCTTCCGCAATCATCGCCTTCGCTGCGGCACCACTTTCACACCATCCTTGAAACTTCAGCAGATCACACAATTCGACATAAGGGTGCCCATCTAAATAAAAAATTTCCATCAGTAACCTTCAGTTGTTTCTACATCATGATATTCCTCGCAAGCTTGCAAGGTATTTTGAATCAATGTTGCAACCGTCATTGGGCCAACGCCACCAGGTACAGGAGAGATCCAGCCTGCACGGTCAAACGCGTTATCGAAATCGACATCACCAATGACTTTGCCATTTTCCAGCCGATTAATACCGACATCAATCACAATCGCACCGGGTTTAATCCACTCACCGGGAATAAAATTTGGCTTACCGACCGCGACAACCAGCAAATCAGCCTGTTCAACATACTGACGTAAGTTGTTGGTAAAACGGTGTGTTACCGTAGTCGTACAGCCTGCCAACAGCAATTCAAGGCTCATCGGACGTCCCACGATATTAGACGCTCCGATAATAACTGCATTTAATCCATAGGTATTAATATTGCAACGCTCAAGCAGCGTGACAATGCCGCGAGGCGTACAAGGACGTAACTTTGGGGCACGCTGGCATAGACGGCCGATATTATAAGGATGGAAGCCATCCACATCCTTATCGGGATGAATGCGTTCCAGTACTTTGACATTATCAATGCCGGCAGGTAGAGGGAGTTGAACTAAAATACCGTCGATTTCCTTATCGGCGTTCAGGTTATCGATCAGAGAGAGTAATTCGGCTTCGCTGGTGGTATCAGGTAAATCATAAGAACGGGACATAAAACCGACTTCTTCACAGGCGCGGCGTTTGCTGGCGACATAAATTTGAGAAGCCGGGTTTTCGCCCACTAAAACGACGGCAAGACCTGGAGCCCGTTTTCCGGCGGCAACCCGCTGCCTGACTTTTTCTGCAACTTCGTTTCTGATTGTCTGCGCAATCGTTTTCCCATCAATAATTTTTGCTGACATGTATTTAAGATTCCATTATCAAGTATAGGAATGGACGCTATTTTGTCAGAACATGAATCGTCTGTCAGTTTTATTAGTAATCATAAAATGAGCATATGAACGCAAAGGCCATTGACTCATTCCATTATGCCCGTATAATCCGGGTCTACATCAACGCATTAATGATGTTTCTTATTTCTACATATTGATAATGCGCCCTTAGCTCAGCTGGATAGAGCAACGGCCTTCTAAGCCGTAGGTCACAGGTTCGAATCCTGTAGGGCGTACCATTTAAAATCAATGGGTTACCCTTATTTGGCGATTGCGATTTTTCCTGACTGGGACGTATTTGGGACGCAACCACCGAAAAGCGCATCAATTTGGCGGGCGTGCTCGGTCAAATGGCTGGGTGTTAAATGAGCGTAACGCCTTACCATTTCGATTGACTCCCAACCGCCCATCTCTTGTAAAATTGATAATGGAACGCCTGACTGAACCAGCCAGCTAGCCCAAGTGTGTCTCAGATCGTGAAATCTAAAATCTTCTATACCAGCTCGCTTTAATGCTGCGTTCCATGCTGTGTTATCATCAACACGCATCTTCCTGACTTTGGGCATTGCTTTTCCATCGGGATTGGTTGATGCCTTGTTATGGACGAAAACCCATTTATGATGATTGCCTATCTGATCACGCAAAGACCTACAAGCAGTATCATTTAGGGCTACCCCTATAGCCCTAGCTGACTTGCTTTGGTCTGGGTGTATCCATGCAACTTGACGCTGCATATCAACTTGAGACCATTCCAGATTAATAATGTTTGACCGCCTTAGTCCCGTAGCCAAAGCAAATTTAACAACTGACTTTAACGGCTCTGGGCATTCATCAACTAACCTTTTAGCCTCGTGAGGTTCCAACCATCTAACACGTTTCTCTCTGACGGTTGGAACTTTAATCACTGGTGCTTTTTCTAACCATTTCCAATCCCGTTCGGCTGCCCTTAGCAGAGACTTCATTAATGATAAGTGCTTTGCCTTGGTCGCTACCGAGACGGGGACTTCTGTATATGCAGGGACTTCTTTTCCTTTTTTCTGTGCGGCCTTAACCCGACTCTCCCAGCGCTGTTTGGTCTTGCGGTTCTTCATCTTACTGATTGCCGTATAAATTCTGGCTTCAGTGATATCCTTTAGCCTTACTCCTTCGAAGTATTCCAACCAGAACGCCATACGGCTTTTATCATCATCCAGTGACTTCTTATCAGCTTTTTCCTCAATCCATCGTAGACAGGCTTCATCAAATGTTACATCAGGAAAGTCCCCCAACCTTTCTATGCGCCATAATTCAGCCTTTCTTCGGTCGTGCAGCTCCTGAGCTTGCTTTTTGTCCGTTGTCCCAAGAGACTCCTTAATTCTTTTGCCGCTAGGCGTCGTGTAGTTCCCATACCACGTATTTCCTCTACGGAAGATTGACATTGCTTATCTCCTTTTTCTGTCGTATCTACCGCGCTCACCGGCACAGTTTGGATCGGATTGTTGATTGCTGCAATACATGCAGAGCGAGTAAATAAATAGGGTGATTTTGGTTTAGTGGGATTTTTCTTGGTATAGGCTATCTTCCCTATTTTGCACCAGAGGGATAATGTATCTTCATCAATCCCTATAAATGCGGCCGCCTGCTTTCTGGATAAGGTGACGCTTTCTATTCTGTCATTATCAGCGATGAGTCTCATTGCTTCATCTCCTTCTGAATCATCCGTACATAATATGACAGCACTGATTTAGCGCTGAATTTCATGTGATTGAGTGGGTTAAATTTGAGGGTGTATTTATCGAGTATTGCGGTGGTTATTGAGTTCTTTCAGGCATTCCCTTGCCACCTGTCTGCATCCGTTCTCGAATGTTAGTCATGGGTGTTTGCAAATAAATCTATTCTCAGGCTCATATCTAACCTCATTAATAAACTCAATATTATTTACAGGTGATTCATCGCCATATAAATGCCATCCATCGACTGATTCACGTGCGAATAATTCAATGCGTGGAATATCACCGTATAATTGCTCTAACCGATAATGAACCTCCCGTGGTTTTTGAGAGTGTTCACCCAGACATGAATAAATGACCTGTTTCACACTGGCGCTCTGGCGTGGCAATCCGTTGCCCCGAATAGCGAACAATACATCCTCCGTGTTGCTGCGGGTGTAGTTACCTCCGTTCATCCGTGTTTCGGTGTTGAGTAGTTCCATGAAATCCCAGCTGTCTAGCAACATTTCATCCTGAATGGCTTTATCTATGCGGTTCATCGCCAGTTTGTTTAATTTCACCCACGTGAACAATTTCATCGTTTTAACCGTTAATCCCCACACCTCAGCCAATTTAGCTGCCTTCAATGCAAAATTACCCGTGTACCACATGGCGAGCACAGAGTTTTCAGCGGCTATTTGTTCGATGGGTAATCGGGTGAGGGAATAAAAATCGGTGGTAGTGTAGTGATTACTGGCTGCTCCGTTACTGGCTGAATTATTATATTGCCACGGGGGATCAGCTAATATCAGGCTATATTTCATCTTCTAGGCTCTCAATTGCATCATAGACATCCGTCCCCCTTAAATCCTCAAAGGCCTGAACGGCACATTCAAAAACTAATTGCTCTTGAGGATGAGGGGATTTCCAGTACTCAAAACCCGCTCTATGGCGATATCCCATCATGTTGTAAAACTTACCCGCTAGCTTAATTGCAGCATCAACCACTTCACGGTCAGTCATTTAAACCTCACACACATATTTTTTGCTCGCTCACACATTTCAGCGTCGAACCAACCAAAATGACATTCGTTGAAACTGATACCCAACCGCCGTGCTAACCATCTATATGCGTCCGTGCGTTCCCAGTCCCGTTGCAGTCGCATTCGCTCAAATGATAATTTACTGTTCGCCCGTGCGATCCGTGTTGGTCTGTCGGCTAGTGTACCTAACGGAATATTGGTGCCCGGATGCATACCGACACGCGCCTCACATGAGGTGCAGACGTAAAACCACGGCCAGCGACTGTTATTCAGGATTCGCCCGAACACCTCTTTGTGATGGGCTATTTTTACGTGATTGCAGCAATAGCGGCATTGAGTGGGGATGGGTGACGGGTCATTGACCCGCCGAATTGCTCTAGGGTTTGGATTCCATGGGGTGTACATGCTGCGTCCTCCTTCATAAATGCCACCCAGTGCGTATTTGCACGTTTTCCTGATGGGTGGCCAAACAATGGTGATTCAGATGTCAGCGCTAATATCTCGCTAGTTTTGATTTGAGTTTCATTCCATTTAAAAATCAGTATCCCTGCTGGCCGTAGTACTCTGAACGCCTCTTTAAATCCCTGTGCTAAATCCTCTCTCCATGTCGTTTTATCCAATACGCCGTATTTTTTACGCTGCCAGCCATTTTCTCCGGCTCGTTCCAGGTGAGGCGGGTCGAATACAACCAGTTGAAATTGATTACTGGCAAATGGCAGGGCGCGAAAATCGCAGATAATATCCGGCGCAATATTCAATTCCCGTCCATCACATAAAATGTGACGTTCGCGCCGGATATCGCAGAAAATGACATTGGGATTGTTGCGGTCGAACCAGAACATCCGAGAGCCACAACACATGTCCAATATAGTAGGTTGCAAAATAATCCTCCCGCATCAATCAGAAACTATTGCCGCATATTTACCCACCGCCCACGATAATGGCAGGCTATTGCGGATAACGGCGTTTAATGCGTTAAATGCCTGCTGTAATTCATAGGGTAATTCGCCATCCGGTGGCAGATCGTCATGAAAATAATCCCCGCCATCTATTTCAGATGGGTAATTAGGTTCGCAGATAACCAACTGTAATTCTGATGGTTTAATCTGATGCTCATCGCAATAGTCGTTGAGGTCATTCTCATTCATGAAATACTGATCAGTATCAAAAATAACTAACGGTGTTTCTCTGTCCCACGGCTGGCATTCCATTGAATTAAATTGGTTTTGGCGTTTTTCTGCATGACAGAGTTCACAATAGCCACGCATTTCTATAATTGGGTGGTCAGGGTTATTTTTACACTGACGATGAGTGGCCCCACAATAACGGGCCATACGCTCATCATCCCCCCAGAACCGACCATCACGCGAAAACCAGCCAGTGACAGTTTTAATCTGGGCTGCCTCTGGTGAGTCGTACATAACTACAGTTTTAGACATACAATTCCTCCCGCTATTGAGGTAGCGTTAGTGTGTTAGTGTGTTAATGGGTGGGGTGGTATTTGGATTACTGAATGGCTCTAGAATGGAATGTCATCGTCAAAATCCATCGGCGGCTGTGGTGCTGGCGATTGCGCCGGGCGTGAACCGCTGAATTGTTGAGATGCCTGTGGCTGCTGTGGTTGTCCCCAGCCACCTTGTGCGGGTGTATCCTGCGCTGAACTACGACTACCCAACATCTGCATTGTGCCACCGATAGGGTTAACCACAACTTCGGTGGTATAGCGGTCTTGACCGTTCTGATCCTGCCACTTGCGAGTCTGCAAAGCGCCTTCAATATAAACCTGAGAGCCTTTTTTCAGATATTCCCCGGCGACTTCGGCCAGCTTGCCGAATATCGCAATCCGATGCCACTCAGTTTTTTCTCTCATCTCACCGGATTGTTTATCGCGCCACTGTTCCGATGTGGCCAGAGTAATATTGGTAACTGCACCGCCATTCGGTAGATAGCGAATTTCCGGGTCTTGCCCCAAATGACCCACTAAAATAACTTTATTTACGCCGCGGCTAGCCATGATTAGCTCCGGTATATTCAATCAGTTGTTTGGACATTAGTTGTATCCCCCATGTTATTTAGTTCATCAACCTTCTTCTGGGTTGCCTCTGTTTTATCGAACCAATCATCTACACTGGACATTCCGTCACGCAGAGACGCATAGATTTTCCTCATCTGAACCATCTGAGCAGGTCGCATTGCTTCAACGCGGCACTGTATACGTTTCTGAATCTGTTCAGAGTTGACGCCAAATTCCGTTTTAAATACCTCAACCATGTTCTTTATGGCTTCGGGTGATGTATCGACATTACTCTTGAGTGTGACATCACACTGATTTACTGCGGCTTCAATAACATCGCCGGGTATAATACTGAGGATACAGGCGCGTAACCGTCTAGAGCCTTGGTTAGCCACTAATTCGTAGATATCGCGGGGATCTTCCAATTTCTTTTTGCCATTACGAGTGAAACGGATGTGAGGGACGGTGAATGTTTTTACTTGTCTGGTGTTCGTCTCAATATCCCACGCGAACGCTTCAACAGTTGATTCGCCGTTTTTTTGTTCCAGTTCTCGAATGCCAAACTGAATATTTCCCCAATTTTGAGCGACTGCCTCGGCTAGTCTGATACTCGGCCCGGAAACCTCAGCACCACCGCGCGAAAAAGAGTATAGAGCGCCCTCTGCTAGGGTGGGTCGAGTGCATGCTTGTAGTATTTTATCCATTGCCATAATTGGGTCGCGCGGAAACTTTTTAGCAATCACCATCGCAGCCTGAACTTCCTGTATTGCGCGTTGTTGTTCAACGGCTACCATTCCTGGTGCTGGTTGGGATTGTGGTGCATTTGAGTTAAATGGATTGATAACGTTACTCATCTCTTCTCCTAGCCCACTCAGGGCGTTGAACTACTTCGAAACCTAAACCGAAATTCCCTTTTTGTCGGCACTCATGATATTTGTCTAAATCCCGCCTGAATAGGTCAAAACCCACCTCCCTATCGTACTGATCCAGTACAAACAGTCGAACCGGGTACTTGCCACAATCGATAGATTCACTGACAGCCAGAAAACAGAAGGTGGGGAGGATTCCGGTGTGTTGTCGATAACCTTCGCTATACATGGCGTCTTGAACGTGATAACGGTACTCTTCAATATGAGCAGAAAATCGACTTATATCTGAAACTTTTTTAACGTCTACAATGATATTTTTATCGGGTATTAACTTATCCGGGCGTATCCGGCATAACTCGCCCGCTTCAGAGTCATTCCAGTAAATTGAGGATTCGCAAGTTCCGTCATGCTCTAGTAATTTTCTCCCCCCTGGATGAGCCATAACACTATCCCGCATCAATTGTAATTTTCGATGCTGCTCGTAATCCATTACTGTTTTTCCTGTTTTTTTGCACTCCTCCAGAAACTCCCTTTCTTCTTCTTTGCCGGCACTGGTGCGTCGGTTGAATTGAGGAGCCTTTATGAATCGGTTATCGAACTCATCTGGCT carries:
- a CDS encoding tyrosine-type recombinase/integrase; this encodes MSIFRRGNTWYGNYTTPSGKRIKESLGTTDKKQAQELHDRRKAELWRIERLGDFPDVTFDEACLRWIEEKADKKSLDDDKSRMAFWLEYFEGVRLKDITEARIYTAISKMKNRKTKQRWESRVKAAQKKGKEVPAYTEVPVSVATKAKHLSLMKSLLRAAERDWKWLEKAPVIKVPTVREKRVRWLEPHEAKRLVDECPEPLKSVVKFALATGLRRSNIINLEWSQVDMQRQVAWIHPDQSKSARAIGVALNDTACRSLRDQIGNHHKWVFVHNKASTNPDGKAMPKVRKMRVDDNTAWNAALKRAGIEDFRFHDLRHTWASWLVQSGVPLSILQEMGGWESIEMVRRYAHLTPSHLTEHARQIDALFGGCVPNTSQSGKIAIAK
- a CDS encoding MT-A70 family methyltransferase encodes the protein MKYSLILADPPWQYNNSASNGAASNHYTTTDFYSLTRLPIEQIAAENSVLAMWYTGNFALKAAKLAEVWGLTVKTMKLFTWVKLNKLAMNRIDKAIQDEMLLDSWDFMELLNTETRMNGGNYTRSNTEDVLFAIRGNGLPRQSASVKQVIYSCLGEHSQKPREVHYRLEQLYGDIPRIELFARESVDGWHLYGDESPVNNIEFINEVRYEPENRFICKHP
- a CDS encoding zinc-finger-containing protein; amino-acid sequence: MYTPWNPNPRAIRRVNDPSPIPTQCRYCCNHVKIAHHKEVFGRILNNSRWPWFYVCTSCEARVGMHPGTNIPLGTLADRPTRIARANSKLSFERMRLQRDWERTDAYRWLARRLGISFNECHFGWFDAEMCERAKNMCVRFK
- a CDS encoding single-stranded DNA-binding protein, translating into MASRGVNKVILVGHLGQDPEIRYLPNGGAVTNITLATSEQWRDKQSGEMREKTEWHRIAIFGKLAEVAGEYLKKGSQVYIEGALQTRKWQDQNGQDRYTTEVVVNPIGGTMQMLGSRSSAQDTPAQGGWGQPQQPQASQQFSGSRPAQSPAPQPPMDFDDDIPF
- a CDS encoding PD-(D/E)XK nuclease-like domain-containing protein, producing the protein MTPGIYYDISNEDYHKGAGVSKSMLDIVAKDPALLFWNKNAPEDEEKKAALNMGTALHCLLLEPDEFDNRFIKAPQFNRRTSAGKEEEREFLEECKKTGKTVMDYEQHRKLQLMRDSVMAHPGGRKLLEHDGTCESSIYWNDSEAGELCRIRPDKLIPDKNIIVDVKKVSDISRFSAHIEEYRYHVQDAMYSEGYRQHTGILPTFCFLAVSESIDCGKYPVRLFVLDQYDREVGFDLFRRDLDKYHECRQKGNFGLGFEVVQRPEWARRRDE